The genomic DNA GGTGGACTGTTTTTTGCCGGATCGCTCTCTGCCTTCGGTTGTGCCGGATGAATTTGGCGCAGCTTATGAGGCAACTGAGATTCTCATCCGTAAGGGACATCGCCGCATCGGGCTGATCAATCTCGGCGGAGAAGCCAAACCAGCCATCGAGGGTCGGTTGGCTGGTTATACCGCAGCGATGCAAGCCCATGGCTTATACGACCCGAACCTCATTATACATGGCGGAGATGAGGGAGCCGGTGGCCATGGTTATGTCAGTGCCATGGAACTCATGAATCGCGCTGAGCGGCCAACAGCTATCTTCTGTGCCCAGGACCGAATTGCGGCGCAGGCTTATCGCGCCTTGCATGAACTGAGTATCGCCATACCTGATGAAGTCGCTGTGATGGGTTTTGACAATCACATCGATGTGGCCACCACGCTCTCTCCGCCACTTTCGACAATGGCGTTACCCCATCTCGAAATGGGGCAGTGGGCGGTTGAGTACCTGTTGAGTGGGGCAGGGAAGCCGCTAGAGCCAGTGCAGGTCAAGCTACCCTGTCCATACGTCGAACGACAATCTATTTGAGGGGTGAGATTTTTGGGGGTTACGGCTAGGTAGGCTCATCGGGCCAGGAAGCCTGTCTGGATGAGCATACCGATCAT from Anaerolineae bacterium includes the following:
- a CDS encoding LacI family DNA-binding transcriptional regulator, with amino-acid sequence MSSVRSAKSTIRDIATHAGVGAGTVSRVLNNHPHVSDSTRAKVLKAIEELNYRPSFSARQMRTGKSQVIGFITDEIASTQFAVNIIKGAQAVAWDYGKLVLVVNSDGNQAIEYEAIEMMLERGVDGIIYASMFHRQAQLPDAIHEVPAVLVDCFLPDRSLPSVVPDEFGAAYEATEILIRKGHRRIGLINLGGEAKPAIEGRLAGYTAAMQAHGLYDPNLIIHGGDEGAGGHGYVSAMELMNRAERPTAIFCAQDRIAAQAYRALHELSIAIPDEVAVMGFDNHIDVATTLSPPLSTMALPHLEMGQWAVEYLLSGAGKPLEPVQVKLPCPYVERQSI